Below is a genomic region from Triticum dicoccoides isolate Atlit2015 ecotype Zavitan chromosome 5A, WEW_v2.0, whole genome shotgun sequence.
TGTTAGACCTGCCTCAACCTCTAACCGACAGTAAATTATCAGATCAATGTAGGTCATCGGAAATATAAGAGGCAACTAACACGGTACAAACACTTTGTAAGCACACAAGGCTTTCCACCCATTTTCCCGTTCAATTGCTTATTAATTTTTGCGCCTCTATGGTGAGCACGTGATAATGGAAAACTAGCCTTCATAAGGCACACAGTAAGACATGACCTTACATATAGCTTGTTAAAGCTTAAATCGGATAACAGAGAGACGAGAGACCGTTGGCGCAACATACTACTGTACCTAGGAAATATCTAAAGTCCCTTTGGTCCACATAGCTCCACCTGAGTCCATATATGCAAAGCAGTATATCCGGAGCTAGATCAAACACAAGCTCACATGTCCATCTCGactttacaacaacaacaacaacaaagcctttagtcccaaacaagttggggtaggctagaggtgaaacccataagatctcgcaaccaactcatggctctagcacatggatagcaagcttccacgcacccctgtccatagctagctctttgtcgatactccaatccttcaggtctctcttaatggactcctcccatgtcaaaatcggtcgaccccgccctctcttgacattctccgcacgctttagccgtccgctatgcactggagcttctggaggcctgcgctgaatatgcccaaaccatctcaaacgatgttggacaagtttctcctcaattggtgctaccccaactatatctcgtatatcatcattccggactcgatccttcctcgtgtggccacacatccatctcaacatacgcatctccgccacacctaactgttgaacatgtcgccttttagtcggccaacactccgcgccatacaacattgcgggtcgaaccgccgtcctgtagaacttgccttttagcttttgtggcactctcttgtcacagagaatgccagaagcttggcgccacttcatccatccggctttgattcgatggttcacatcttcatcaatacccccatcctcctgcaagattgaccccaaataccgaaaggtgtccttccgaggtaccacctggccatcaaggctaacctcctcctcctcacagctagtagtactgaaaccgcacatcatgtactcggttttagttctactaagcctaaaccctttcgattccaaggtttgtctccataactctaacttcctatttacccccgtccgactatcgtcaactagcaccacatcatccgcaaagagcatacaccatgggatatctccttgtataccccttgtgaccccatccatcaccaatgcaaaaagataagggctcaaagctgacccctgatgcagtcctatcttaatcgggaagtcatcggtgtcgacatcacttgttcgaacacttgtcacaacattattgtacatgtccttgatgagggtaatgtactttgctgggactttgtgtttctccaaggcccaccacatgacattccgcggtatcttatcataggccttctccaagtcaatgaacaccatatgcaagtccttcttatgctccctatatctctccataagttgtcataccaagaaaatggcttccatggtcgacctcccaggcatgaaaccaaactgatttttggtcacgcttgtcattcttcttaagcggtgctcaatgactctctcccatagcttcattgtatggctcatcagcttaattccacggtaattagtacaactctgaacatcccccttgttcttgaagattggtactaatatactccgtctccattcttctggcatcttgtttgcccgaaaaatgaggttgaaaagcttggttagccatactatcgctatgtccccgagacctttccacacctcaatggggatacaatcagggcccatcgccttgcctcctttcatcctttttaaagcctccttcacctcagactcctggatgcgctgcacaaaacgcatgctggtctcatcaaaggagtcattcagttcaatggtagaactctcattctccccattgaacagcttgtcgaagtactcccgccatctatgcttaatctcttcgtccttcaccaagagttggcctgctccgtccttgatgcatttgacttggccaatatccctcgtcttcctctcccggatcttagccatcttatagatgtccctttcaccttccttcgtgcctaaccgttggtagaggtcctcatatgcccgaccccttgcttcaccaacagctcgctttgcggccttcttcgccatcttgtacttctctatgttgtctgcactcctatccaggtataggcgtctgaagcaatctttcttctctttaagcgccttctggacatcatcattccaccaccaggtatccttatcttcgcttctccttcccctggacactccaaactcctccgaggccaccttacgaatgcaagttgccatcttcatccacatattgtccgcatcccctccttcctcccaagggccctccttaaataccctctccttgaacacctgagctacctcccccttgagcttccaccacttcgttctagcgaccttggcacgcttatcccgctggacacaaaTCCGAAAGCGAAAGTcaacaaccaccagcttatgctggggtacaacactctccccgggtatcaccttacagtctaggcacgcacgcctatcttctcttctcgagaggatgaaatcaatctggctagagtgttggccactactaaaagtcaccagatgtgattctctctttctaaagagggtgttagctacaatcatgttgtaggctagagcaaagcttaagacatcttctccttcttgattcctgatgccatagccaaagcccccatgcgccccttcaaaacctgtgttagatgtacccacgtggccattgaggtctcctcctatgaagagcttctcaccaatcggtacactcctaaccatgtcttccaagccttcccagaactccctcttggtgttctcattgtggcctacttgcggggcatatgcgctgataacattgagaaccaagtcctcagctaccagcttgaccaggataatccggtccccacgtctcctgacgtctgccactccatacttgaggctcttgttgatcaagatgcctacgccatttctattTGCagtcgtccccgtgtaccacagcttgaagccggtatcctccacctccttcgccttctgtcctctccatttggtttcttggacgcaaaggatatcaacacctctcctcactgttGCATCAACtaactcccgaagcttccctgtcagagaccctacgttccagctacctaagcgaatcctcctaggctcggctagcttccttacccttcgcactcgtcgagtcaaatgcgaagacccttgctcattttccactacatccgggcgccgatgtagcgcgccactaaggatgcgacgacccgatcctcgctcacttgccaccgtatccggatcaagatacggcgcgccacttggggggtgacggcccggcccttgcccattttccaccacacccgggttccgatgtggcgcgtcgctgagagggttacgccatgCGTTCTGGCTTTGCTTACATTCTTTCCTTTAAGACAGAGATTCTTGTTCCTGGTGATATGGACCTAAAAGGGCTATGTCACCAGCAACTCTTAAATGTTCTTCGAGTAAAGTTAAGGGGAATTTGCCAAAAAGGACATATTCCAACATCTTTATAACAAAAAATACATAGGCTAGTTCAGCAGACGCGCTATTTTACTAATAATAATGAAATAAATGCAAGTACACCAAGCCAAGCAAGACACAAGTTTTTGCTAAGTCTAATAGTAACAGTAGTTCCAGCGGAAAAGTTTCACATCGACAGTAATACTATCTTATGCAGACATACAATAGCTAAAGTATATTTCAAGACAAGGACGTCAGAAGAAAAGCAAACGGTATTGTGCAAATGCAGGAAGACAGGAGAAAAATGAGTAAATGACAGTTGATACCTTGACTTTCCCTGGGCACAGTTATGATAAGAACCGATTTTGCTTCACTTAGCCATGCCAGGCCACTCACTGTCAACAAAGGTCAACTGAGGTTGAAGAACCTTGCTTAGTTCCTCAGTTTCCACAACCACAATGACACCTCAGGATTGAACCATATGCTTGATTGCTCACTCTCCACAAGTGTGCATCATCCATGAGGCTCACCAAGTAACTGGTTCTGCCTTCAATTGCTGCCAGACTCTTTTCTTCTGGAAATAGGAGGGGTTGTACACCGCAGCTGTGGGGCATTATAGATCGCGGCTGTGAGGTCCAGAAGAGGCAATCTGTACATAATAAGCTGTGAATCTAATGAGTACATGTTTTTGCCCACAAAAAAGGTTGTAGGTAAGCATTACATGGACAGTCCGCATACCTGAAAACAAACAGCGGATATTCTGCAAAGAACTTTCTTcttcatatgtccaaatattaATGCCATTCAGGATTTGGTTAgcagtactccctctgatccatattaattgtcacggctttagtacaaagttgtactaaagctgCGACAACCAATATGGACCGGAGGGAGTAAAAGAATTAAAAGAAAACTCCAGAAAAGGGAAAAACTTCGCTGACAATAAGGACAAAACAATACTGTGATACACTGTTCGGCCACAAATATCAGTACTGCTGGTAACAACCTGGAAAAGGATGTTCGTGGAGTACCGATCCAAACCATCCATAATGTTAACCAAGTGGTATGTTGAGCAACCAGATAAAATAGCAAAACCTTCATTCTCATACAGCTAGAGATAAAACAACATATTGTAGAAGTATCAGCACTTCCAAGTTTTTGTGACATACAAAATGACTATGTCTCTAACTCACATTATCAGCATCACTGTTTAAGTTTTGAGATGACAAGACACATGCCCAGATGCCATACAAGATGATTTAGGAATGGCTAGCCCCAGACCAACAACTGTATACAAAGGTGATAGTCAAAAGTAGTAGAGGCTAGGAAACTATAGAAACTAGCAGATGTCAACAAATATTTGATTCAAAACGGCAGGTCAACAAAGGCATAACCGAGTCAGCATCAACTGTTTTAATCAGCATTTAGAAGTTCCCTCTGCCTCCTTCACAGTTTCAGTGATTCCCTGAAGAAGTTCTTTAGAGATAGCAGCTGGATCTACCTCAAAGCTACCTTTAGGGACATTTGGAGCTTCTTCCCCTGACATCCTGTAAAAGGGAACCTGATGTGAAAACCGAAACATCTCTCCCTTTGGAATCCTCTTGATGGCATCCCGGTCCTGATGATGCTGGAAAACTGTTCGAAATCCAGTGAGCTTAATCAAGGGAATGACAGAAATTCCATTATCTTCATCATAATCATCCTGTACCTCAACCAGATCATAAACATGAAGCACATTATCAGGAGTATCTCCATTCCAGTCAGGGGACCAATTTCGGTACAAAGCCCAGATATCACCTTTCCGCGGATAAATTTTGACCACCCCACGTGGACCTTTCTCCCATTTTATCTGGTGAGAGAACATATTGATTATATCTACGGTTTCGTATTTACCAATCCTGAAATCACCGCATGTCTTTATGAAGCCAGAAGAAGCCCAATTCAATGGTCCAAATTCACTATTTGTCCTCGATGCGAGATAACTTATTTTGACCTTAAATGGAGTCAAGGAGATAACTTTCTGAATGTATGCGTAATAACGAGGcataccatcttcatcatcatatgAAGCCCAAATTTGATCACTCTGAAAAGATTCCTCAGTACGATCCTTGTCAAAATCATGGAAATCAGGATCAGGAACAGTAtaggagaaagtgttgtcatcttcaTTTTCAGCATCTGCGCTATTAGAAGAACCATTCTCCTCTGGATCAGCAGAGACATCTTTGTTTGCGGTAGAATCATCTGATGCAAGAGTTTCATTACCCTCAACATGTTCGTTAACCACATGTTTCTCGCTAGCTTTTCCATTAACTGTAACTTGGAGTGGTTTACTTCTTATCTCCTTTAGATTCTCCCTCAAATTGCTCTTCATCTTGTCAATCAAAATGCTCCTAATATCCTTCTTAGAGAAAGTCCTAGTTACGCTGATCCGAGTAGAAGGCCTGGGTCTCCAATTCGGTATCACACCATTAGCACCTTGAAACTCAAAGGCTCCACTGTTGCTTGAAAATGGTATAGTTCCACCAGGCGTTCCAACATAATTGGCCCATGGACCTGAGAGAATGGAGGAAGAACCAACTCCAGCATCGTTACCCACAGTTTTCATCTTCTTTCCAGATGCAACATCACCCATTCCATGGTTAACATTCTCGGACACATTTGCTTTCCTTTTTAGAGGATTGTGCTTCCTCTGAAGAGCTTCTTCCCTTCTTGCTGCAGCTTgcgcctcctccctctctctcttgacTTTCTCATACGTCTGATGAACCATATTAGCAGCTTGAGCACCAGCAGCAGATGATGCAGTAGCACTAGCTGGACCAGCTGTCCTTGAGAACAGACCCCACTGAAACTTTCTGCCAGTGCTTGCATCGTGAGTTGCACCATGGATGTTTGAATCACGTACTGCCTGAACAACCTCAGGTGGTGGCATCGGAACCTCTTTTGCTATGAACGGCTCGCGGCAGCTAGGGCAAAGCAGATTGCGATTTAAATACTCTCTGAGGTATTCAAAATTCATCTTGCACCTGTTGCATGAGGTCCAAAATGTAGGTTGTGCTGCTGGAggtggagctggagcagcagcctgaTGGCGGGGAAGCGGCCGCTGTGGTGGCGGGGGTGGAGACGGGCGCTGTGGGGGTGGGGGCGGGGGCGGGCGCTGGCGCACTGCAGATGTTGCTGATCCTGTCTTTTCTTTGTTTGCACTTGCCTTGGAAGCGGGTGCTTTGGCTGCGAAATGTTCAAAGCCATTGGCTGCACTTGTCTTATTTGATTGAGATGTCTTCTGTTGCATTGCAATCAGTTTCCTTTTTTGGTCAAACAGCGCTCTCTTGGTTTTGTCGGACAGCACGGTCCATGCCTCTTGAACCATCTGGAAAGCACCCTCAGCACCAACTGACTTGTTCTTGTCGGGATGGAGCTGAAGCACCAACTTCCTGTACTGCTTCTTCAGAGTTTCATCATCTGCCGACATGTCCACGGAAAGGATAGAGTACCAGTCCTTCCCACCAGCAATCTTCACCTCCGAAGTAAGGTAAACATCCAAGGTAGTGATCATCTGCACAATACCTTCGAGATCCGGAAAGAGAGCCTTGgccttgagggcgaatttcttggcCCCCTGCAGGTCCCTGGATTGGAACTTCCTCTCTGCAATTTCCTTCGCCCTAAGGGCCTCATCCTTGTTGCACTCCATTCCGTCACAGCTCAAAAAGGTACGAACAGCAGCCACGCTCTCACTATGGATTCCAGCGAGATATCAGACAACAGAGAACCACAACAACACCTTCCACCAATCAGCGCTGAGTGTGACCAAACAAACCTTCCAAGCCCTGCCCAAAAGGGATCAAATGTTAACAAAAATCATAGTATATACAACTAATTGCAGCATCAAGATTTTTGACAAATACAGTCCTCTCCAGCATGACAGTAATTATAACTACACAAAACCCAAACACCGCCCTATAGAGTGCATGAACGTCACAGAGATACGAAAGATCAACTGAAGATACATAATTTTGGTACAATTCCAACCATCAGGGTGCATAACTGAATTATAAGTACATCCAACTCAAACAGTGCCCTAGTGCCCAATGGGTGACAGCAGTGGATCTAGAATTCTAGATGGTgcccccccacccacccacccacccacccaccccggtCCACCCCACCCCCCTGGTGGGAATTAACTAGGAGAATTGCTGGATGAAAACAGCGAAGTTATTCGCTTGTATTCAGTTTACACTGGTATGTCAGCAGGCAGTTGTAATTTAGTTCAAAAGAAAGCATCAAGTCCGACAATTTTCAAGGATATTCATAAACAGTTCATGAGCGGGGAATCAAACT
It encodes:
- the LOC119303942 gene encoding uncharacterized protein LOC119303942, whose product is MECNKDEALRAKEIAERKFQSRDLQGAKKFALKAKALFPDLEGIVQMITTLDVYLTSEVKIAGGKDWYSILSVDMSADDETLKKQYRKLVLQLHPDKNKSVGAEGAFQMVQEAWTVLSDKTKRALFDQKRKLIAMQQKTSQSNKTSAANGFEHFAAKAPASKASANKEKTGSATSAVRQRPPPPPPPQRPSPPPPPQRPLPRHQAAAPAPPPAAQPTFWTSCNRCKMNFEYLREYLNRNLLCPSCREPFIAKEVPMPPPEVVQAVRDSNIHGATHDASTGRKFQWGLFSRTAGPASATASSAAGAQAANMVHQTYEKVKREREEAQAAARREEALQRKHNPLKRKANVSENVNHGMGDVASGKKMKTVGNDAGVGSSSILSGPWANYVGTPGGTIPFSSNSGAFEFQGANGVIPNWRPRPSTRISVTRTFSKKDIRSILIDKMKSNLRENLKEIRSKPLQVTVNGKASEKHVVNEHVEGNETLASDDSTANKDVSADPEENGSSNSADAENEDDNTFSYTVPDPDFHDFDKDRTEESFQSDQIWASYDDEDGMPRYYAYIQKVISLTPFKVKISYLASRTNSEFGPLNWASSGFIKTCGDFRIGKYETVDIINMFSHQIKWEKGPRGVVKIYPRKGDIWALYRNWSPDWNGDTPDNVLHVYDLVEVQDDYDEDNGISVIPLIKLTGFRTVFQHHQDRDAIKRIPKGEMFRFSHQVPFYRMSGEEAPNVPKGSFEVDPAAISKELLQGITETVKEAEGTSKC